The proteins below come from a single Cannabis sativa cultivar Pink pepper isolate KNU-18-1 chromosome 3, ASM2916894v1, whole genome shotgun sequence genomic window:
- the LOC115709639 gene encoding carbon catabolite repressor protein 4 homolog 5-like: MKPPKRLQPLSEHAHVVPLSKCRHSSKRFHSHHKNKSTLSPEAQTIALNPDPPRCLVGFNSYNAICRSHRRRKKQSILESSSTMNSRKWVFSSRDSSSYRDKVVIVSYNILGVENASNHEDLYCNVSPKYLKWDRRKTLVCKEIKQYNASILCLQEVDRFTELKDLFQKDGFKGVYKARTGEAFDGCAIFWKEELFSLLHHESIEYQDYGLRNNVAQLCVLKMNEHMPKLDADTQSIIQPFQNRTFVIGNIHVLFNPKRGDIKLGQVRLLIEKASKLSREWGCIPVILCGDLNSIPQSPIYQFLASSKLDIRLYDRCKISGQIEANSKCKSFRPSNVKISSLPVSHRWSEEELRLATGSEVTTHLKHHLKLCSAYLGASGSCRTRDNYGEPLATSYHSKFMGTVDYIWHTEEFVPVKVLETLPIDILKRTGGLPSKKWGSDHLALVCELAFVDKSDEPLRQQ; this comes from the coding sequence ATGAAACCACCTAAACGATTACAACCACTGTCGGAGCACGCACATGTTGTTCCTCTTTCTAAATGCCGCCATTCATCAAAACGATTCCATAGccatcacaaaaataaaagcaCCTTATCACCAGAAGCACAAACCATCGCTTTGAATCCTGATCCACCTCGATGCTTAGTCGGGTTTAATAGTTACAATGCCATTTGCCGATCTCATCGGCGGCGCAAGAAGCAGTCTATACTGGAGTCGAGTAGTACGATGAACTCTAGAAAATGGGTTTTCTCTTCGCGTGATTCTTCATCTTATAGAGATAAGGTTGTGATTGTTTCTTATAACATATTAGGTGTTGAAAATGCATCCAATCATGAAGACCTGTATTGTAATGTATCACCAAAGTATCTAAAGTGGGACAGGCGGAAGACACTTGTTTGCAAGGAGATCAAGCAGTACAATGCAAGCATCCTATGCCTTCAGGAGGTTGATCGCTTTACTGAGTTAAAAGATCTTTTTCAGAAAGATGGATTTAAGGGTGTTTACAAGGCACGGACTGGTGAAGCTTTTGATGGATGCGCTATATTTTGGAAAGAAGAATTATTTTCTCTTTTGCATCATGAGAGTATAGAGTATCAAGATTATGGTCTTCGCAACAATGTTGCCCAACTTTGTGTTCTAAAGATGAACGAACATATGCCAAAGTTAGATGCTGATACCCAATCAATCATTCAACCTTTCCAAAACCGAACCTTCGTGATAGGAAATATACACGTGCTTTTCAATCCGAAACGTGGGGACATCAAGCTAGGCCAGGTGAGACTACTTATTGAAAAAGCATCCAAGCTATCACGTGAATGGGGCTGCATCCCTGTTATACTTTGTGGAGATCTAAATAGCATTCCACAGAGTCCTATATACCAATTCTTGGCATCATCGAAGCTGGACATTCGACTTTATGATCGCTGTAAAATCTCAGGACAAATcgaagctaattcaaaatgcaAATCCTTCAGGCCTTCAAATGTGAAGATAAGCAGCTTACCCGTGTCACATAGATGGAGTGAAGAAGAATTAAGGCTTGCTACAGGCAGTGAAGTGACCACTCATCTCAAGCACCATTTAAAGCTTTGCAGTGCATATCTTGGTGCTTCTGGAAGTTGTAGAACAAGGGATAATTATGGAGAACCCCTAGCAACATCCTACCACTCCAAGTTTATGGGCACTGTTGACTATATTTGGCATACCGAGGAATTTGTTCCTGTCAAAGTTCTTGAAACCTTGCCCATTGATATCTTGAAAAGAACTGGAGGACTCCCTAGTAAGAAATGGGGAAGCGATCATCTTGCTCTAGTTTGTGAACTAGCTTTTGTAGACAAGAGCGATGAGCCCTTACGTCAGCAGTGA